In the genome of Populus nigra chromosome 19, ddPopNigr1.1, whole genome shotgun sequence, the window tgCTGGAACTCGATAtgtccctctctctcctctaaCCATGGACTAAAATACAaggaaaattaagttttgaactAAGATGAAATCTTAGACATTCAAATGGacctaaattattttatttgtagagaacaaggaccaaagtgtattttttattcaaacccCCGAATCATCACTTATAGGAAATTAACCTTCAATTCAGGGTCAATtgctagaaaaaaaagtttgatgactAAAGCATGAAGAGAAAAATACACAATAAAAGAATAGTAATATGCGAGTGTGTGAATATTACAACACAATGTTATCTTTATGGTTAAAACATCACACATTTTAGAGTTTTCCATTGTATAATGTTTATGTTAATGTTAGTGTTAATCTCAATGGGTGTTTAAAAAtgtgataatgattattttttgtttaaaaatacaataaaataatatatttttttatttttaacatcggtatactaaaataatttagaaacatggataaaaattaatcttaaataaaaaaatatttaaaattttggcgaatttatatttgaactaCAATTCTAAACAAGACTTTAAATGTTTAATTAGGGTGCgtttgtttcccggaaaatcactttctaaattttcttgtgtttgtttgccattgaaaaagttggtcaacggaaaacactttcatgtcaaaggaaaatttagtttgattttcaggaaagtgctttcattttattttgagtggaaaacactttctagaagttgtgaaaaatttaaaaatattatattatttactgattatgtcaaatttggccctcaaacttttgattgctatatattttgtttgaatctcttttttttttcaattttatcccttaaaatttgatttaatttgatttttatattaactttggttcttatttttatgactGTTTACTCTTCTcttatcatgtttttaattgaatttttttatctattaaatttgatcctcattcttttgattgttacttattttatttaaaataatttatgaaattttaattattattattttaatttcatcatcttttaattttttttatttattagatttgatctctattgttttgattattatttattttatttgagataatttatgaaattagattttttttcaattccattctcattcaaccttttaatttgtaagatttgttctttattattttaataaacttgaaaataaaataaaatattaataagttattttccagtttattttccataacataactataacataactaaatattaaaaaatattttttaatttattttaataacacaacaaaaaattaaaaaataattggttttcaaaatttacttttcaagaaaaattattttctaaaaaagcgAATCGTAAAAAATGAAGTCGTCGAAACTTTAAAATAGATATGGGTTTTTCAATGCTTGATGGGCTTATATGATTGAGTTTGGGCCTGGGTCATTTCACAATCTTTGCGAAATAAATCTCCTGTATAAAATGAGAAAGGAAGCAGGAGgagataataaaaaatgcaCGAGTGTTTgcagagagtttttttttaatctcagcATGGAACGATATGGGACGTTAATGAGTTATGCTTACAATgggagtcttttttttttattatcgtgggtgtccgggccagcttgcgcgcacctcgactaatcccacgggccctgaagttaacgaccatgtaagcctccagtggccatcatatgagcagtcatagggtttgaacctgagacctaagagggagcaaaccccttagtctcaagctcttaccactaagccaccacctagatggttacaATGGGAGTCTTTGGTATTATAAGTACAGgttgttttttatgatgttttttatttaaaattatattttttttattttaaagtttattattaatattaaaatataaaaataaaaataaaaatataaaaaatcaagtaattgttttttacaacAATGTTTTTGACCGCAATGCTCAACATGCTATTAGTATATTTGATGTTGTGGcgtaaaatgtttttaaaatttattttttatgtaaaaatatattgatttttgacACATTAAATCAtaacaatactaaaaaatataaatttaatatattttaaagttaaacatacttttaaaacaacattgtttcaaacacaaaaacaaatgtattttgaattgttttcttagcttcaaattatttattctatatttttagattattttaatgtcaaaaataattttaaaaattaaaaaaaatatttcaatgtccttttaataaaaaatattttaaaaaaataatgtcaatcatatttttaaacgGACACTGTTGGTCTATCTGTTAAAGCATCATTATATccctacaaaaataaaaatatatttaatttttaaaaaacaaatttattaaaagaaacagcCACCAACCTTAAACAAAACTAACCTaactctttaaaaaagaaatgtggGGATGCTCccgtcaaggaaaaaaaacaaaaaaaaccagacaCCAATTCATAAACATTGCTTAGCGGTCAATTTATAGGCCTTGAAGGTCATGCCTAAACAGCCCGGACAGGCCTGTAACGGCTTCCGGGCCGAACGGattgattaaaatgaaaagtggAACTCCATAATCAGTAACTCTCGTGAAAGATCAAGCGTCAATTTCTTTCCTGCTTGTTTTCTTTCAATAGCTATGCACACAGGATCAACACAAGCCAGTGATTTTAATCTTGATTAACCCAGGGAGCGAGGCTGGTTGCGTCTTGGCTAGATTAGTCTCGTACAAAATATCTTTTAAGcgataaaaaaaacccctaatATAGCTTTGAGAAGctatggaattaaaaaggttgGTTTGTGCACGAGTGGAATAACACTGGTTATTTACCCCGTGTTTTATGGGCTACATAATGTTtttctgattaaaaaaatactggttttctcaacatattttttataaaaaaaattataattataaattaaaaaacctaaatatgcatttaattaaataaattaataaccataCGTGtcagtaaatgaaaaaaaatactaatattcCTATTCAACTCGCCTCGCTACAtgttaaataattgttttttctaacgTTAAAGAATGAATGCGTAGGTGTTGTTAATGTGTTTTATGAcacagaataaaaaatataatgtgaaTCAAAAAGTTAAtgcttatataaaataaaataaaataaaaattgcatacgttaataaaaacatataagatcACAGATTAATTTTTAGCGAGGTAGAAAAATAGGACAATATTGCATTTGCTATATTAAAACACTTTTTACTTTTAGTTTTGCACAATGATTTTTCAAGAGAGAAgtgtaaggaaaaaaagaaaaattacaaaaacaaattagcaaagaatgatgataaaaacaaaaagatttgtgTAAATAGACCAAGTATTGATAAGTATGGTGATGAATAAGTCAAAGTATAAAGTGATAGAATATGTTaagtacaaagaaaaaaaagaaaatatatattaaaaatctatttttaaaaagaaaaagaaaaggaagattaTAGATTTGCCACATCTACAGTAATAAAGTTGGTTCTCGCGGTTGGATCTACCTTCTCGagtaagaaaaagagaaaaaacaccaAGGTCAAACTCCTCTCATGAAATGAAAATCATTGACACCAAAGACTAATTTGATAGCTAGAATCGTCGCCAACGATGAATTTTTCTCTTCACACCGGAATAGCGAGTCTCTCACTTGAAAGGGATTGGAAAACGagtgaaatgaaattttatattaaaattaatttttaaaaaattaaagtgactGGTTATCTAATAGTAAAAAACATGAAGGACTAAAATAAGCTTGTCAAGTGAAATTTCAAGACATCATCTATTTTACACTCTAGTTCTCTATCTTTTAGTTTAACActtcattcaaaaaaaatatgaaaatggaCGTTAATTTGGGTCTAGTTGtgtcaaaaaaattcaagaaccaaattagaattattttaaaatttgacaacCCTAATTCAAAAGGATCCATGAGAGGATGAATAATGAAAAATAGCACAGTGCTTTCATGCTGTGGCCACACGACTAGTGTTCGTTAACGATGTAAAACCATCAAAATGAAAATACGTGGGCAATTGCATGTTTAACATTTGTTTGAGGGAGTTTCAGGTTTAATTGCCTCGATGCACTTGTAAACAGAGACGAGTTTACAGATTTAAGACACTGGATAGAATATTCCTTATCTTCCTCTGAAAATTCTGTAAAATCAAATGCCGTTAACTTGACGTTACCGAGCTGTCTTTATGAAACCAACCTCTCATTTCTCTCCTccgatgaaaaagaaaaaaagaaaaggttttcatttcattttctttcgaGGTGAGACATCAACTTCTCGACTTCGGGTCGAGTTGTCGAAACCGAAAAAATTACCGGTACCAAATTAGATGCAAAGGGAGTTGCACGTGCACGCTGGGTTGGACCAGTGTCTTTCGTGGCTCCCCACCCCCCGGTACTGGGCTGTTTCCTTTCGAGCTATCGAGACAGCTCACCTGCGTACTGCCTTAAACCAAGGGTGCTGGGCCCCTCACTTGCGTACTGCCTGGAACTTGGAGCCTCTATTAATGAATtccatcttctttttatttttattctttttatattaaaaaaatggtatGAAAATGCTTTCCAACAATTACGCAACCTCAGGAttcttgaaaaatacaaaatagcTATTTGTGCCCCCAATCGTCCTGTAATTTAAATTCGGTTTTTTCTTAGCTgaaagtttttagtttttaagaaaattatattatttcaccCGTGGTtcatgacaactgaattctatCTCACCATATTTGAAACGGtctgaattaaatttaattaaaaaatattaataaaatcttatattttaaaccatattaaaaattaaaaattaaattttaaatagaactcaatctttaaaaatattataaaaataaatcaacattaaCCCTCGTAAGttacaattctaaaaaaaaattagtattaaaactattttttttaaaaatatttatctagcttttttaaataaaaaacatttgaaaaaataagataaaggtAACGAaggtaatataaaaaacaaagtaaaataaattttattttattcaaatatatgaattcaatgtatttattaattcaattcaattttaattttaaatcaaatattataattaaattcaaatacaacaaagaattagtttttaaaattaaatattaattttatttttaaaatttatttagaactataattttttttattttttaaagccttttaatttatttagattgatttttttaatttatttaaatagctGCTCTAAAACGTAAACTACTTGGAGAAAATATTTAGTactaaaatatgaattaaaatctttgtatgattttttattttaaaaatcttatgttattgtatttgcttttctctACACCAgagattttgttgtttttgtttttcacaaaaataataatcgaAGCTTCACCACGTTTACACGGGGCCCGAACCTTCCAGCACAAAAGGCAGAAGGCAGTGGCAAGATAGGTAATTTATAAACTCAACAAAGCCTCATTTTCTCACCGTCACCACTTCTCACTCCATTTCACGCACTCGTTATCATTACACGAAGAAACCACTGCAAAAGCACACAACATCCCAACAGAAACCTCTTaactctctcgctctctctctctccgtcTCTCCGGCATCGGGTTTTTTCGACCGTTGTAAATTTTCTTTACCAGGTAACCGTCACTACTTTCCTTTCTTGTTCTTACAACAATTGTTTGGTTCTccagaaaattaatttaagaaaatgcTGTACAGTTTCTTGATCATATTCATTGCTCGAAgctccaaaataaataaagattattattcttttttctttttctttaattttaagtttgagGAGCAAGTTATTAATGCTAAGCTGAGTTTTGATATAAACTATAAAgcttgcgtttttttttttttgagttcacATTTTGTTTTCTCTAGATTATTCCGAGGAACCAAACAGGATTTTGTGTGGCATTTTACATTTTTACCCTCGCTCCATTCTTCTCAACCTAAAAACTCCCAATTTTCATCAACAATGAGTTCCATGGCTAGTTTTTAAGCAATGATGGGatcattgtaattattttaagagtttttcttcttcttttctgatctatctatcaaaaaaaaaaaaactttttgtttgCAACCAGGGAGGGACTTTGTATATttgcaaggaagaaggaaataaagaaaatggCTGCTGCCCCTTTCATGCATTTCTTAAATTTTCTCGGTCGATCACaaatttgatgatattattaattaacttgACCAGAAACTAGGagagaaaaaagttattaaacaaaCAAGTCTGGAACAGGATCTTAGTTAATATGTAAGAGgtttaattaattgttgttgGGAAACATTGGTGTTTGTTAACTCATTTATGCCATCTCCATTTAGGTAAGAGGTTTGATCAATTTTTGTtaatagattttattattatttttttgtttgtggtgGGATACTGGGATGATTGTAGGAATGAACATTGTGATCTAGTTTGTTTTAAGAAACGGATGTTGGATGTAACTAAAGGGGTTTTACGGTTAATAACAtcaatgttattaaaaatattatgtgagTTGCATTTCATCTCTTAGCTGTTATAGCACGAGCATTTTTTCTTGTCTAGCTTACCATGGTTCTGTTATTCAATGTGTTATATTTGGCATTGCAACTCGCCGAATTTTCTAGGGAGTTATCGCAGCAAGATTGATTTTCACTCATTTATGGGTAAATTTAGTGCTAATTTGctccaaaatatatcagtacTTACTTCTTATatggatttttcttcttctcttttccttctttccaTTCATTCTCTGATTGGTACTTCATAGCTTTAATATCACCCACTAGGGCAAGAATACACCCCATCTTATACCATCCTCAAATTTTGAACTTGGAGATTTGGCAAGTTAAGATCTTCTTGGACTTAAACTTCCCCTCAGTGGTGCATTAAGCAGGTGAATATCTTAGGCGGCACTACAACCTTTGAAGGGGGGGCTATAATCAGGTTTATCAGCATATGGAAGTTCGAGGAGCTTTTAGTTCAGATGGTGGAAAAAGCCATCGTGAATTGACCCCTCTAAGGCTGATCAGGGGAGTTGTATGTTTATTGGTGCTACTTTTGACAGCATTTATGACCTTGGTTTATTGCGGCTTTGTGAGTGCTGTTCTGTTGCGACTCTTCAGCATACATTGCAGCAGGAAAGTAACATCCTTTTTCTTTGGCTCTTGGTTAGCTCTGTGGCCTTTTCTCTTTGAAAagattaataaaaccaaagtaATTTTTTCTGGCGAGATTGTTCCTGCTAGGGAACGAGTTTTGCTTATTGCAAACCACAGAACTGAGGTTGATTGGATGTACTTGTGGGACCTTGCATTGCGGAAGGGATGTTTGGGATGCATTAGATATGTCCTTAAGAGCAGTTTGATGAAATTACCTGTATTTGGCTGGGGATTCCACATATTGGAGTTCATCTCAGTGGAGAGGAAGTGGGAGGTTGACGAATCAAACATACACCAAATGCTTTCAAGTTTTAAGGATCCCAGGGATCCCCTCTGGCTTGCTCTTTTCCCAGAAGGAACAGATTTCACGTAATTTCTTCCTCtctcgtttttcttttttgaatgttttgacAAGGCTCTGTGTTCCCCCTCTGGTCAAAGTTATCAACACAGtgcattaaattttttcaagacTAGGTGTCCTGCCTTTTATAGGATTTCTTATTTAGCATACTATGGTGCCATCACTAACGTTCTTGTGCAACTCTCGTCATATTGTTTACATCTTTGAGTTCTTTGATGCAGTGAGCAGAAGTGTATAAGGAGTAAAAAATACGCAGCTGAGCATGGGTTGCCTATCCTGAACAATGTGCTGCTACCAAAGACAAAAGGGTTTTATGCTTGCATGGAAGATTTGAGGGGTTCATTGGATGCAGGttactattttttcttctatgCTTTACTGCTAATATTGGTCTCTGCAGCTCTTTTATGCTTCTTAAAACTTAAAAGTACTCCTTTGATTAAggtatatatagaaaaattaacagacaaaaatttgaaaacaatctTTAGGAGGAGAATAAAAGGCATTTGAATCCAAAATgtacttgtatattttttttcctgtgttcTTAATCAGCCGGCAAGGATAAGATGATGTATCTGAGCTCATCTTTAAAACTTTGGTGTATGTTTGATTCGTCAACCTCCCACTTCCTCTCCACTGAGATGAACTCCAATATGTGGAATCCCCAGCCAAATTAACAGTCTCATttatatttgttgtttataGAAGAAATAAATGTATCTGAGCTCCCATAGTATAAAACTTGAAGGCTGAGCTTGTTCAGGTACTGGTAATTCCCTGGTTGGCTGAATAGCTAGTCACTTACAGGGATGTGATATTACACCTCTTGATTTTACTTCGAAACTCTTAGATCACTATAGATCTTTTCTCTCTGTTTATAGTCTACTTGTTTGTCTTGTACTCATTGCAGTTTATGACGTGACCATTGGCTACAAACCTCGATGCCCATCTTTGTTGGACAATGTCTTCGGGGTGAACCCTTCAGAAGTTCATATTCATGTCAGGCGAATAGCCCTTGGTGAAATCCCAACATCCGAGAAGGAGGTTTCTGCATGGTTGACGAATGCATTCCAACTGAAGGACCAATTACTTTCTGATTTTTATTTGCAAGGCCATTTTCCTCATCAAGTAACTGAAGGGGATCTTTCAACAGTGATGTGTCTTGTAAATTTTGTGGCCTTAATGATGCTGATTAGCACATTTACATTTTTCACTATCTTTTCATCAGTTTGGTTCAAAGTTTATGTATCTTTAGTGTGTTGTTACCTGTCATCTGCAACCTACTTCAATGTTCGTCCGAAGCCACTTCTATAAGGTGGCATAGAACATCAATTGCAGGttaattcaatttcatacaTTCGTCTTCTAAGTTTTGGTTGCTAGAGCTTCACTTATGACCCTTCAAATTGTTAAGTGCCTCGTGAAGTTCCAGGTTTAGAAAAGATATACGAAGTTTCATGGGCGTTTATTTTCCTATTTCAGGTGAGTGGTGTAGCAAGGCTTAAAAAGCCAGTTGCATTTTGTATAGATCTTCAAAATTGCGCGCGCGCGCATGGAGAAGGATGCTGTAAGCCTCTGCTCATATTGGGTAGCTTAATCTCATGTTATGCCTAGAAATATTTATTGGTACAGGCTTTCAAGTTCAAATGTCACTTCTGCAGAATGCCACCTTTGTGTGGAGTCTGTTCTCCACTTTCGTGCGGCGAGGCATCTTGATTTGCCACCTCAAAAACTTCCAGTGCGCTAGCCACCATGACATGAGAGCTGGGGTGATGTAGGATAGGTTTTATGCAGTCAAAAGGAGTTGGTGGTGATTAAAGAAACTCACccaggaaagaaaacaaaattttacgCTGACCAGTTCATTTGCCATTTAAGAATCCTTACCTACTTCTGATTGACTTGAATTTCCTCTTAAGATGACCTATTCACACATTGGAGGAAGTCTGATTGATCATATGAAGAATTTTCATCGCTCCCTAATTTTATTCCTTCCCATTCGTTCAAATCACAACGCATGCCCTTTTCCATCTCTTAAGATAGAAGTATCTTTGCCTTGTTATTTTTACTCTTGTATGAATCTTCTAATGTGTGATGACTTCCAAGTTAGAAGTGAATTTCACCAGAAATTTCTAGTCAATTACACAAGTCCCTCCTTTGTTAATGATGGGAGAGTTGTCCGCCAAGTGTTGCAAACTtgcatgaattttttg includes:
- the LOC133680572 gene encoding probable 1-acyl-sn-glycerol-3-phosphate acyltransferase 5 — encoded protein: MEVRGAFSSDGGKSHRELTPLRLIRGVVCLLVLLLTAFMTLVYCGFVSAVLLRLFSIHCSRKVTSFFFGSWLALWPFLFEKINKTKVIFSGEIVPARERVLLIANHRTEVDWMYLWDLALRKGCLGCIRYVLKSSLMKLPVFGWGFHILEFISVERKWEVDESNIHQMLSSFKDPRDPLWLALFPEGTDFTEQKCIRSKKYAAEHGLPILNNVLLPKTKGFYACMEDLRGSLDAVYDVTIGYKPRCPSLLDNVFGVNPSEVHIHVRRIALGEIPTSEKEVSAWLTNAFQLKDQLLSDFYLQGHFPHQVTEGDLSTVMCLVNFVALMMLISTFTFFTIFSSVWFKVYVSLVCCYLSSATYFNVRPKPLL